Proteins from one Gammaproteobacteria bacterium genomic window:
- a CDS encoding S8 family serine peptidase, whose amino-acid sequence MHGCNVRNTPADGRIFDEHQHHGRVVSSILARGNNNYALTGVIWNTRIMYVRGPFLEGLAYVMRTRDRGVNVRVVNNSRAIEEGCDPLDPGDRDRDRRNAIRDAGQKGILFVQAIGNGDINYNSTTQATRQLSPGCLKTDNMIVVAGQSETSRTRWVSTSFADQGSNYGTNIGDLYAPAENLHVLTRFAPAGYRKSSVGGTSLATPHVAAAAALLWSFRPDLTVTEVRSALLDTVDRFDTFKTTATVVIDGVPSVVITDTVASGGALNIANALYSVATPGIRIHSSQTTIAEGTSGYIDLSLTREPVRPSSGEVVVLEGVATPLSDADAVVTPSTLTFTSRNWHIPQRMTVRAAGTSGSEITLQVSVNDERSTTDYRTMVRTATMTLQSEGIRPTLHIPQRITEGDTATATIQFSDRLLNAAQFTITATGTATANTDYMLPETITAEADSTSATFTIQTINNPGYNGPDKTIHLQVTTENPRISPQALPLQATLTIEDSDTPIMTITVLPRTITQSNTETNAPTATATITLDRMAVQDVTFSLNARPIGGGDINHLFNNISGNTWPVTATIVEDATATEIIIHSIDEDDIEGRTHWIRLSPALPPDAAARLGQPNRALLITRDDDGDSSTYLRLRVFLEGAVLTNTTIIQTDP is encoded by the coding sequence ATGCATGGTTGTAATGTGCGCAACACCCCCGCAGATGGCAGGATTTTTGATGAGCATCAACACCACGGCAGAGTGGTTTCCAGTATTCTGGCGCGAGGAAACAACAATTACGCACTCACAGGCGTTATCTGGAATACCCGGATTATGTATGTGCGGGGCCCTTTTCTGGAAGGATTAGCGTATGTCATGAGAACGCGGGATAGAGGGGTCAATGTCAGGGTCGTCAATAACAGCAGAGCCATCGAAGAAGGTTGCGACCCACTTGATCCGGGCGATCGTGATCGCGATCGTCGCAATGCAATTAGAGATGCTGGGCAGAAGGGAATCCTGTTTGTCCAGGCAATTGGAAACGGCGATATAAATTACAACAGCACAACACAGGCGACGAGGCAACTCAGCCCGGGCTGCCTCAAAACCGATAACATGATTGTTGTCGCGGGACAGAGTGAGACTTCCCGGACTCGTTGGGTGAGTACTAGCTTCGCAGACCAAGGCTCCAATTACGGCACCAATATTGGCGACCTGTACGCGCCCGCCGAGAATTTGCATGTCCTGACTCGTTTCGCACCGGCTGGCTACAGAAAAAGTAGTGTCGGGGGAACTTCCCTTGCAACCCCTCATGTCGCCGCCGCCGCCGCCCTGCTGTGGTCGTTCAGGCCGGACTTGACCGTCACTGAGGTTCGCAGTGCGCTGCTTGACACCGTGGACCGCTTCGATACATTCAAAACCACTGCCACTGTTGTTATAGACGGTGTTCCAAGCGTTGTCATCACAGACACCGTCGCCTCCGGCGGCGCCCTGAACATCGCAAACGCCCTCTATTCCGTCGCAACACCCGGCATTCGCATTCACTCCTCACAAACCACCATCGCCGAAGGAACCAGCGGCTACATTGACCTGTCATTGACAAGAGAACCCGTCCGGCCCTCCTCCGGCGAGGTCGTTGTGCTGGAAGGCGTCGCCACCCCGCTCTCTGACGCCGATGCCGTCGTCACACCCTCCACACTGACCTTCACTTCCCGCAACTGGCACATCCCGCAGAGAATGACCGTCCGCGCCGCTGGAACCAGCGGCAGTGAAATCACACTGCAAGTCTCGGTCAACGACGAACGCTCAACCACAGACTACCGAACCATGGTACGCACCGCAACCATGACACTGCAAAGCGAAGGCATCAGGCCAACCCTGCACATACCCCAACGCATCACCGAAGGAGACACTGCAACCGCCACCATCCAATTCAGCGACCGGCTGCTCAACGCCGCACAATTCACCATCACCGCCACCGGCACCGCAACCGCAAACACAGACTACATGCTGCCCGAAACCATCACAGCCGAAGCCGACTCCACTTCCGCCACCTTCACCATCCAGACAATCAACAATCCAGGCTACAACGGCCCCGACAAAACCATCCACCTGCAAGTCACCACCGAAAACCCCCGCATCTCGCCCCAGGCCCTGCCCCTGCAAGCCACCCTGACCATAGAAGACAGCGACACCCCCATCATGACCATCACCGTCCTGCCCCGCACCATCACACAGAGCAACACAGAAACAAACGCCCCAACCGCCACCGCAACCATCACACTCGACCGCATGGCCGTGCAAGATGTGACTTTCTCCCTCAACGCAAGACCAATCGGGGGCGGCGACATCAACCACCTGTTCAACAACATCAGCGGCAACACCTGGCCCGTAACCGCAACCATCGTAGAGGACGCCACCGCAACCGAAATCATCATCCACTCAATAGACGAGGACGATATAGAGGGCAGAACCCACTGGATACGCTTGTCTCCGGCCCTCCCCCCTGATGCCGCCGCAAGACTCGGCCAACCCAACCGTGCCCTCCTGATCACAAGAGACGACGACGGAGACTCCTCCACCTACCTGCGCCTGCGCGTCTTCCTTGAAGGCGCGGTGCTCACAAACACCACCATCATCCAGACCGACCCGTAA